The Sporosarcina ureae genome includes a region encoding these proteins:
- a CDS encoding anti-sigma-V factor rsiV has translation MKRMNKLKKDYDDIEIPPELDHVVKDSIQRAKNTNKKRSPMRNWSIGIAAAATLFVGSINASPTFANSLVNIPVLGSIVQVFTIETLTMEKETYQANMETPAIDGLENEGLQTALNEKYIEENKALFTKFEEEIARLEEAGSGHLGVDSGYEVKTDTEQILSIARYETTTAGSSSTEMQYDTIDKQHHILLTLPSLFKDDSYVEIITAYIKKEMTRQMEEDENTAYLAIEGADIEFDSIQTNQDFYITADHTLVISFDQYEVAPGYMGVVTFEIPSDILQDALVSDTYIQ, from the coding sequence ATGAAACGGATGAACAAGTTGAAGAAAGACTATGACGATATTGAAATTCCTCCCGAGCTGGATCATGTAGTGAAAGATTCTATTCAACGTGCAAAAAACACGAATAAGAAGCGCTCCCCTATGAGAAACTGGTCGATCGGAATTGCTGCTGCGGCTACTTTATTCGTGGGTAGCATTAATGCTAGCCCGACTTTCGCCAATTCGCTAGTGAACATTCCCGTTCTCGGTTCCATCGTGCAAGTTTTCACGATCGAAACCTTAACAATGGAAAAGGAAACGTATCAGGCAAACATGGAAACGCCGGCAATCGATGGGTTGGAAAACGAAGGATTGCAAACTGCTTTAAATGAAAAGTATATCGAAGAAAACAAAGCGCTCTTTACGAAATTTGAAGAGGAAATCGCCAGACTGGAAGAGGCAGGTAGCGGTCATTTAGGCGTGGATTCAGGTTATGAAGTAAAAACCGATACAGAACAAATTTTGTCCATTGCGCGTTATGAAACCACTACGGCTGGATCTTCTTCCACTGAAATGCAATACGATACGATTGATAAACAACATCACATTCTCCTTACCTTACCGAGTCTCTTTAAAGACGATTCCTATGTGGAAATCATCACTGCCTATATAAAAAAAGAGATGACGCGACAAATGGAAGAAGATGAAAACACTGCGTACTTAGCTATCGAAGGAGCGGACATTGAATTCGACTCCATTCAAACCAATCAAGACTTCTACATTACTGCGGATCATACACTCGTCATTTCGTTTGATCAGTACGAAGTAGCACCAGGTTATATGGGCGTCGTCACATTTGAGATTCCTTCAGATATTTTACAGGATGCCCTAGTTAGTGACACATATATTCAGTAA
- a CDS encoding sigma-70 family RNA polymerase sigma factor, whose amino-acid sequence MTKNKKIEQVEQFLIENQNAHYRLAYSYVKNKENALDIVQDSIFKALKSIHRLEETKYLKTWFYRILVNTSIDFIRKHQRMMVMDDEVLDGYLPQTEDEPTDIDLLDALDTLSPDEKSLIILRFFEDLKIDEVAAILDENSNTVKTRLYRTLKKLRIEIEKGDLE is encoded by the coding sequence ATGACAAAAAATAAAAAAATAGAGCAGGTGGAGCAATTTTTAATTGAAAACCAAAATGCTCATTATCGGCTCGCCTATAGCTATGTGAAAAACAAAGAAAACGCGTTGGATATTGTGCAAGACTCGATTTTCAAAGCGTTAAAATCCATTCATCGCCTAGAAGAAACCAAGTATTTAAAGACGTGGTTTTATCGGATACTCGTGAATACGTCCATCGATTTTATTCGCAAGCATCAACGAATGATGGTGATGGATGATGAAGTTCTGGATGGCTATTTACCACAAACAGAAGATGAACCAACGGATATAGATTTACTAGATGCGCTAGATACACTTTCTCCGGATGAAAAATCGTTAATTATTTTACGCTTCTTTGAGGACTTGAAGATTGACGAAGTAGCAGCCATCTTAGACGAAAACAGTAATACCGTGAAAACCAGGCTTTACCGGACTTTAAAGAAACTGCGTATAGAAATTGAAAAGGGGGATTTGGAATGA
- a CDS encoding amidohydrolase family protein, whose translation MKKFTNANIYGDPNSHEFLVENGQFTAIGNDVGDADEVIDLQGRLVLPPYVDPHLHLDYIFSGLGEGNANVSGTLFEGIQRWSDNKKSLTEEMVRERAIKGIQKEVSKGVQFIRTHVDITDPNLTGMKALVTLREELKDLVTLQLVAFPQEGFFRYEGAERLMEEALEMGADVAGGIPHFEISYEHGVESLRRIVDMAIKHNVMIDIHCDENDDPNSRFLEVLNALVMEKDYGKYTTASHTCSFGSVDNSYANKMLGLFKESQINFISCPTENAHLQGRGDSYPKRRGLTRVKELLNNGNNVAFAQDSIADYWYPLGNGNMMNILDNGIHLAHYTHIDEINKALDLITYYGANIMRVNDAYGLEVGKPANFIVLDAQDPYEAIRERAEVLMSVRNGGYLFKREPRKNEVEVDFLKQS comes from the coding sequence ATGAAGAAATTTACGAATGCGAATATATATGGGGATCCCAATTCCCATGAGTTTTTAGTGGAAAATGGTCAGTTTACAGCTATAGGGAATGACGTAGGCGACGCAGATGAAGTAATTGATCTGCAAGGTCGTTTAGTTTTGCCGCCTTATGTGGACCCTCATTTACACTTGGATTATATCTTTTCGGGGCTAGGCGAAGGAAATGCGAATGTCTCCGGGACGTTATTTGAAGGCATCCAGCGTTGGAGTGATAATAAGAAATCACTGACTGAAGAAATGGTGCGTGAACGTGCGATAAAAGGAATTCAAAAAGAAGTGAGTAAAGGAGTTCAATTCATTCGTACACACGTCGACATTACGGATCCGAATTTAACGGGGATGAAGGCGTTAGTCACACTGCGCGAAGAGTTGAAAGATCTCGTTACATTACAACTCGTGGCCTTTCCTCAGGAAGGGTTCTTTAGATATGAAGGCGCAGAGCGTTTAATGGAAGAAGCACTGGAAATGGGTGCGGACGTAGCAGGGGGGATTCCTCACTTTGAAATTTCCTATGAGCATGGCGTGGAATCATTGCGACGTATTGTCGACATGGCCATAAAACACAATGTGATGATTGATATTCATTGTGATGAAAACGATGATCCCAATAGTCGGTTCTTAGAAGTGTTAAACGCGCTCGTCATGGAAAAAGACTATGGTAAATATACAACGGCCAGTCATACATGCAGCTTTGGTTCAGTGGATAATAGCTATGCCAATAAAATGTTAGGTTTATTTAAAGAATCACAAATCAACTTTATTTCTTGCCCAACTGAAAACGCCCATCTCCAAGGACGTGGCGACAGCTATCCAAAGCGTCGTGGCTTAACACGCGTCAAAGAGTTGTTAAATAACGGAAACAATGTGGCATTTGCACAAGATTCCATAGCGGATTACTGGTATCCTTTAGGCAACGGAAATATGATGAACATCTTAGACAATGGGATTCACTTAGCGCATTACACACATATTGACGAGATCAATAAGGCGTTGGATTTAATCACGTATTACGGTGCAAACATTATGAGAGTAAATGACGCGTATGGTTTGGAAGTGGGGAAACCGGCGAACTTTATCGTGTTGGATGCACAAGATCCTTATGAGGCTATTCGTGAGCGGGCAGAAGTGCTGATGTCCGTAAGAAACGGTGGCTATCTCTTTAAGCGTGAACCGCGGAAAAATGAAGTGGAAGTGGATTTTTTGAAGCAATCGTGA
- a CDS encoding MFS transporter: protein MYRSTLKNKSVLYYLAGAGVSQLGNVLAGLAFLFISYELTQSASLTTVIAISQAVPYVLFGLIGGAVADRINKKRLLVWIDLIRVPIILFLVVLYQLENLAFWHLLVVSFVIQSLGCFYNPAYRAVLPLVTPVDDRTTVNSLLDTVTRGVQVLTPVFSIVLLSSGNTIHFYSIDALTYILSAFFILRIHWIEPTNEEKAADESNQGVFKSIVSFFQWIRGEGTIKNVFTATFWMVFFNTWVWQVGLLLILLQNYPRQGEEFYSLLLGWYGAGVILVNVMIPFFWKRLTFIIYLSGSIVWGLGIFVLGFATSLPLYFLGVLIAAVGLPISSLTRVYLIQTLVPTQKLGRAFSFNAVILYGSNVLSLVLFGALATFIKIGAIFVFCGSMMIVCAVFYLIRISLSEKARRKSVQAFK, encoded by the coding sequence ATGTATCGAAGTACATTGAAAAATAAAAGTGTTCTCTATTATTTGGCCGGAGCTGGTGTTTCACAGTTAGGGAATGTCCTTGCAGGGCTGGCCTTTTTGTTTATCTCCTATGAACTGACGCAATCGGCGAGTCTTACCACAGTGATTGCCATTTCACAGGCCGTCCCCTATGTGCTTTTTGGGTTAATTGGTGGTGCTGTTGCGGACCGTATCAATAAAAAAAGGTTATTGGTATGGATTGATCTTATTCGTGTTCCAATCATTCTCTTCCTGGTCGTCCTCTACCAACTGGAAAATTTAGCTTTCTGGCATTTACTAGTCGTGAGTTTCGTCATTCAGAGTCTGGGTTGCTTCTATAATCCAGCGTATAGGGCTGTTTTGCCTCTCGTTACACCAGTAGACGACCGCACAACGGTCAATAGCTTGCTGGATACCGTCACAAGAGGCGTTCAGGTACTCACTCCTGTTTTCAGCATCGTTCTATTGAGTTCAGGAAACACCATCCATTTTTATTCGATTGATGCACTTACGTACATTTTAAGTGCGTTTTTCATCTTAAGAATTCATTGGATTGAGCCGACCAACGAGGAGAAGGCAGCAGACGAGAGCAATCAAGGAGTCTTTAAATCTATTGTATCTTTCTTTCAGTGGATCAGAGGAGAAGGTACGATTAAAAACGTATTTACAGCAACATTTTGGATGGTCTTTTTCAACACCTGGGTGTGGCAGGTCGGTTTGCTTTTGATTCTTCTACAAAACTATCCGAGACAAGGGGAAGAATTCTATAGTCTTTTATTGGGATGGTACGGAGCGGGTGTCATTCTCGTCAATGTGATGATTCCGTTCTTTTGGAAAAGGTTAACATTCATTATTTACTTATCTGGTTCAATTGTATGGGGACTCGGGATTTTTGTATTAGGTTTCGCCACAAGTCTACCTCTCTACTTCCTTGGCGTTTTGATTGCGGCAGTCGGACTGCCGATTAGCAGTCTGACACGTGTTTATTTGATACAAACGTTGGTTCCAACCCAAAAGTTAGGTCGAGCATTTAGCTTTAATGCGGTCATTCTATATGGATCGAACGTTCTCTCCTTGGTGCTGTTTGGTGCCTTAGCTACTTTCATCAAGATTGGGGCGATCTTTGTGTTCTGCGGCAGCATGATGATCGTTTGCGCCGTCTTTTATTTAATTCGAATTTCGTTGTCGGAAAAAGCTCGGAGGAAATCCGTACAGGCGTTTAAATAA
- a CDS encoding helix-turn-helix transcriptional regulator, whose translation MTILLEASNCLLLSTDQKKSESHWRNDSCYKFLFSLKGSMNYQSRRNDLSLTENEFMVFNPNDEHRQLVVENHKFLIELDSTFLNEATAAISVIREDLFFAQTIQKSPLVAQWVQFVQQYMLLEGQERNRSSEVFLEHSFAQLSLLLARTTVGNHSSDLITEPFRSTQPAIFHVMETLKNDYQHAWSLEEMGALLDISKFQFAHLFKEKIGVSPYSWLQLYRLVRSQDLLLHTGRTITDIAISCGFSSIGVYNQLFKRLYGFPPSFFRQRNSN comes from the coding sequence ATGACTATTTTACTGGAGGCATCTAATTGTTTACTGTTATCTACTGATCAAAAAAAATCGGAAAGTCACTGGAGAAACGACTCTTGTTATAAATTCTTGTTTTCGCTAAAAGGTTCTATGAATTACCAAAGCAGACGAAACGATCTTTCATTAACGGAAAATGAATTTATGGTATTCAATCCGAACGATGAACATCGACAGCTCGTCGTAGAAAATCACAAATTTTTGATAGAACTGGATTCGACATTCCTCAACGAGGCGACTGCAGCCATATCGGTCATTCGAGAAGATTTATTTTTTGCTCAAACAATCCAAAAAAGTCCACTCGTTGCGCAATGGGTTCAGTTTGTTCAGCAGTACATGCTGCTGGAAGGACAAGAAAGAAATCGGTCATCTGAAGTGTTTTTAGAACATAGCTTTGCTCAACTCAGTCTGTTGCTGGCCAGGACAACCGTTGGAAATCACAGTTCCGATTTAATCACCGAACCGTTTCGCTCAACGCAGCCAGCAATTTTTCACGTAATGGAAACATTGAAAAATGATTATCAACATGCTTGGAGTTTAGAGGAAATGGGAGCGCTCTTGGATATCAGTAAATTTCAGTTTGCTCATCTTTTTAAAGAGAAGATCGGCGTTTCTCCTTATTCTTGGCTTCAGCTTTATCGATTGGTCAGAAGCCAAGATTTACTTTTACATACTGGACGGACGATTACCGATATCGCCATTAGTTGTGGTTTTTCTTCTATTGGCGTTTATAATCAATTATTTAAACGCCTGTACGGATTTCCTCCGAGCTTTTTCCGACAACGAAATTCGAATTAA
- a CDS encoding GNAT family N-acetyltransferase produces MGTLRQTVKLEKYNPEFLKALREFELPTEKAQYTAFPAVILEKLTDDQYPIVILSNDEPVGFFLLQSTDRVKEFTDNPRALLLTALSIDNSKQGKGFAKEAMNLIKQFVNQELPEYDEIILAVNHKNIPAQNLYKRVGFSDTGKRKIGKIGEQFIFNTYI; encoded by the coding sequence GTGGGCACTTTAAGACAAACAGTAAAATTAGAAAAATATAATCCAGAGTTCTTAAAAGCATTAAGGGAATTCGAGCTACCTACTGAAAAGGCACAATATACTGCTTTCCCAGCTGTCATACTTGAGAAATTAACTGATGATCAGTACCCGATTGTAATTTTAAGCAATGATGAACCGGTTGGATTTTTCTTGTTACAATCAACTGATAGGGTAAAGGAGTTTACAGATAATCCAAGGGCATTATTGTTAACTGCACTATCAATAGATAATTCTAAACAGGGAAAGGGATTTGCTAAAGAGGCAATGAATTTAATAAAACAATTTGTTAATCAAGAACTCCCTGAATACGATGAAATTATACTAGCTGTTAATCATAAAAATATACCAGCGCAAAATTTATATAAAAGGGTTGGATTCAGTGACACGGGCAAAAGAAAAATAGGCAAGATAGGAGAACAGTTTATTTTCAATACATATATTTAA
- a CDS encoding immunoglobulin-like domain-containing protein — MKKKNLIILIGIIMILAACSEEKDIKDKGNQSKMNNIDSIYKDGDISISISVSQERYDQGETPVVIIRNDGETPVDYTGLGTSLEYLQDNVWVAADDAVTEDKLNVLEPGKKMDQKFPQSFIQQKGVYRIVFKFHANRNKESKKIAVSFYVD, encoded by the coding sequence ATGAAAAAGAAAAATTTAATTATATTAATCGGGATCATAATGATTTTAGCTGCTTGTTCGGAAGAAAAGGACATTAAAGACAAAGGAAATCAAAGTAAAATGAATAATATTGATTCAATTTATAAAGATGGAGATATTTCCATTTCTATATCAGTTAGCCAAGAGAGATACGATCAGGGAGAGACGCCGGTTGTTATTATAAGAAATGATGGGGAAACACCGGTGGATTACACAGGGCTAGGAACTAGCTTAGAATACTTACAAGATAACGTTTGGGTTGCGGCAGATGATGCGGTAACAGAGGATAAGTTAAATGTATTAGAACCGGGCAAAAAAATGGATCAGAAATTTCCGCAATCCTTTATACAGCAGAAAGGTGTTTATAGGATTGTCTTTAAATTCCATGCTAACAGGAATAAGGAGAGTAAAAAAATAGCTGTTTCGTTTTATGTGGATTAA
- a CDS encoding tyrosine-type recombinase/integrase, which produces MLICEAWTKYEADKRIEGYSPLTLKMYSYQCAMLKRFVGDVSMEDITTDELKTYLIECGSHLKPSSLGHRVRFIRSLFKWTHEEGFMTKNPASKLKEPKMGQRIPKFLSKHEIEHVREACDTAMEKALFEFFYSTGCRIGEVAALNRQDIDFIGNSVIVLGKGDKEREVYFNVRCAIWLKRYLEERDDEDPCLFVTERNPKKRMSIDTLRYTLKRVSKRSGIHKSIHPHQLRHSYATHLINNGAPLEVIQSLLGHEKSETTRIYAHLSGKLRHDLYSKYF; this is translated from the coding sequence ATGTTGATTTGCGAGGCTTGGACGAAATATGAGGCGGATAAACGCATTGAAGGGTATTCTCCTTTGACATTGAAAATGTACAGTTATCAATGTGCCATGTTGAAACGATTTGTCGGTGATGTATCCATGGAAGATATCACAACTGATGAACTAAAAACCTATCTGATCGAATGCGGCAGTCACTTAAAACCTTCGAGTCTTGGGCACCGAGTTCGATTTATTCGATCGTTATTCAAATGGACACATGAAGAAGGATTTATGACAAAAAATCCAGCATCTAAATTAAAAGAGCCTAAAATGGGTCAACGAATTCCCAAGTTCCTCTCCAAACATGAAATAGAACATGTACGCGAAGCCTGTGACACCGCGATGGAAAAAGCCTTGTTCGAGTTTTTCTATTCAACGGGATGCCGTATTGGAGAAGTAGCTGCACTCAACCGGCAAGATATCGACTTCATCGGCAACTCGGTGATCGTCCTCGGTAAAGGTGATAAAGAACGCGAAGTGTATTTCAATGTACGGTGCGCTATTTGGTTGAAAAGATATTTGGAAGAACGCGATGATGAAGATCCCTGCCTATTCGTCACGGAGCGGAATCCGAAGAAACGCATGAGCATCGATACACTGCGCTACACTCTCAAGCGTGTATCAAAACGCTCAGGCATTCATAAATCCATACACCCTCATCAGTTACGACATAGTTATGCTACGCATCTGATTAACAACGGTGCTCCGCTAGAAGTAATCCAAAGTTTACTCGGACACGAGAAAAGCGAAACTACACGAATTTATGCGCACTTGAGCGGGAAACTACGACATGATTTGTATAGTAAGTATTTTTAA
- a CDS encoding S-layer homology domain-containing protein gives MKNKVIAMLGVILLIFSIPLSSAAADKARFPDVPATKHFAEAVNELASRHIIGGYPDGTFRPSESITRGQAAAIIVKLTKLETTKVKDPKFKDVSTANGYYQAIAALAQKGVINGYGDGRFGPNDPITRAQMASIIIKAFELPLYRDPDYGFKDVVHKNGHRDGIYSLYQLGLTTGTSPTTFSPNASITRGQAAKLLKAAEDVKPGILTMHAKDFKWKRFNDISKTNSDIFDIVGDSEVPSQVNLKTKIHIVPKKEGTATLTFSGATSSDTEDQNYRKYYVHVKKIDGAWDISLQETTDIYSTPAQLWKHDERRENNKAFIDAESISLSTEDGELVEERVKFERCENDALQYCHVIYFDQPGKFIATVQYEDGEVMRYYVTSTERKDQFYYYTHITPIKPNEVLRIWDGAILGKHVLPKGSEEIATVTRDPGTNVFRITPKKTGEFFVNFPDRKVVPGSHRIYYGITVRVSKLGNYLHVDAIVSEEDDMVFD, from the coding sequence ATGAAGAATAAAGTGATAGCGATGCTTGGGGTGATTTTGCTGATCTTCAGTATTCCCTTATCAAGCGCAGCGGCAGACAAAGCAAGATTTCCCGACGTTCCTGCTACGAAGCATTTTGCGGAAGCGGTCAATGAATTGGCGTCACGCCATATCATCGGAGGCTATCCAGACGGAACTTTCCGTCCGAGCGAATCCATTACGAGAGGGCAGGCGGCTGCTATTATCGTGAAACTAACGAAACTGGAGACGACGAAGGTAAAAGATCCGAAATTCAAAGACGTTTCGACTGCAAATGGTTACTATCAAGCGATTGCGGCATTAGCGCAAAAAGGCGTCATCAATGGGTATGGTGACGGACGATTCGGACCGAATGATCCCATCACACGGGCGCAAATGGCTTCTATTATTATCAAAGCATTCGAATTACCGCTATATCGCGATCCGGATTATGGATTTAAAGACGTAGTGCATAAAAACGGCCACAGAGATGGAATCTATAGTTTGTATCAACTCGGGCTGACGACAGGTACGTCACCTACGACATTCAGTCCGAATGCTTCCATTACGAGAGGTCAAGCAGCAAAGTTACTGAAAGCAGCGGAAGATGTGAAGCCGGGGATTCTGACGATGCATGCGAAAGATTTTAAATGGAAGAGATTCAACGACATTAGTAAAACGAACTCGGATATATTTGATATTGTGGGAGACAGTGAAGTACCCAGTCAAGTGAATTTGAAAACGAAGATTCATATTGTGCCGAAGAAAGAAGGAACGGCGACACTGACATTTTCAGGAGCAACATCATCCGATACAGAGGATCAAAACTACAGAAAATATTATGTGCATGTCAAAAAGATCGATGGTGCATGGGATATTTCATTGCAAGAGACGACCGATATCTATTCGACGCCAGCACAATTATGGAAGCATGATGAAAGAAGAGAAAACAACAAAGCGTTCATAGATGCGGAGTCGATTTCTTTATCTACGGAGGATGGGGAACTGGTTGAGGAACGTGTGAAATTTGAGCGATGTGAAAATGACGCGCTTCAATATTGCCATGTGATTTATTTTGATCAGCCGGGGAAATTCATTGCGACAGTCCAGTATGAAGACGGCGAAGTCATGCGTTATTACGTTACGTCTACTGAGCGCAAAGATCAATTTTATTATTACACGCATATCACCCCGATCAAGCCGAATGAAGTGTTGCGGATTTGGGATGGTGCTATTCTCGGTAAACATGTGCTGCCTAAAGGAAGTGAGGAGATTGCGACCGTCACGCGAGATCCGGGAACGAATGTATTCCGTATTACGCCGAAGAAAACAGGGGAATTCTTTGTGAACTTCCCGGATCGTAAGGTAGTACCGGGTAGTCATAGGATTTATTACGGTATTACAGTGCGAGTGAGTAAACTAGGGAACTATCTACACGTAGATGCGATTGTTAGTGAAGAAGATGATATGGTGTTTGATTAA
- a CDS encoding ABC transporter ATP-binding protein produces MNVIEMNQVTKTFGKHQALGGLDLTVKNGEVFGFIGPNGAGKSTAIRVLLGMLRATDGTATIFGKNVWQDAVDIHRRVAYVPGDVNLWPQLTGGEVIDLFASLQGNVHEQRREELLARFQLDPTKKCRTYSKGNRQKVALVAAFASDAELFLLDEPTSGLDPLMEKVFQQCVAEVKAEGKTVLLSSHILSEVEKLCDRVGIIRQGRLIECGTLDELRHLTRMQLTVETRTPIESLASWQGVHDVVPTEDGWTFHANAEEMEAIMHKLSAHGIRKIESAPPTLEDLFMRHYEENVESREV; encoded by the coding sequence ATGAATGTAATTGAGATGAATCAAGTGACGAAAACTTTCGGTAAGCATCAGGCATTAGGTGGACTAGATTTAACAGTAAAGAACGGCGAAGTGTTCGGCTTCATCGGGCCGAATGGGGCAGGGAAGTCGACGGCGATTCGGGTACTACTTGGTATGCTTCGTGCTACCGACGGGACGGCAACGATTTTTGGCAAGAATGTATGGCAAGACGCGGTGGACATTCATCGACGTGTTGCGTATGTGCCGGGAGACGTGAATTTGTGGCCGCAGCTAACGGGTGGCGAAGTGATTGATTTATTCGCGAGTCTGCAAGGGAATGTCCATGAACAACGGCGTGAAGAGTTACTTGCGCGTTTTCAGTTGGATCCGACGAAGAAGTGCCGAACGTATTCGAAAGGAAATCGACAAAAAGTTGCTTTAGTGGCGGCGTTTGCTTCCGACGCAGAATTATTTCTGCTCGATGAACCGACGTCTGGACTCGATCCTTTAATGGAGAAAGTGTTTCAGCAATGTGTAGCGGAAGTGAAAGCGGAGGGGAAGACGGTGTTACTGTCGAGCCATATTTTATCGGAAGTCGAGAAGCTGTGCGATCGGGTAGGAATCATTCGGCAAGGGCGTCTAATCGAGTGCGGTACGTTGGATGAACTACGACATTTGACGCGTATGCAGCTAACGGTGGAGACGAGAACGCCGATTGAGTCGCTCGCTTCGTGGCAAGGAGTCCATGATGTTGTACCGACAGAAGATGGCTGGACATTTCACGCGAATGCAGAGGAAATGGAAGCGATTATGCACAAGTTAAGCGCGCACGGTATACGGAAGATCGAAAGTGCGCCGCCTACGCTGGAAGATCTCTTCATGCGGCATTATGAAGAAAACGTAGAAAGTAGGGAAGTGTGA
- a CDS encoding ABC transporter permease, protein MKGASCAGVLRLSRFIIRQDRMRYMWWLIGIIAMTLVVPPAFNELYPTEQDRNLMAETMKNPAMEAMVGPGDLANYTLGAMVSHQMLLMTAIAVAIMNILLMVRHTRAEEEEGQAELLRSLPIVRHSQLTASMLTLFGVNLLLALLIGVGLYSLSFESMGLAGSLIYGASLGAIGLFFAGVTAVCSQLSESSRGAVGLSFTVMIGCYVLRSVTEWIPPFGWLTQVQPYSDNNWVPVGGLLIVSLLLFTLAVILHGKRDIGSGFLPSRSGRAHASSVLRHPIGLAWRLQRTAFISWAVGMLVLGLSYGSVLGDLDSFFQDNELLAAMMVADENSSLTTQFLPMLMAVLAFISTIPALLSIHKVVGEERKSRIDHVLGRAVSRNKLLVSYWVLALCTGFLMLSFSALGLWLAGTTSMEDPFTFMTVWQASIVHFPAVVVMIAISTCLIGIVPKATGFVWLYLFYGFLTLYLGGLFQFPEWMEKLSPFGFVSKLPIEDMNWLHAGGLVAVAVILFVFGINRYTNRDIEG, encoded by the coding sequence ATGAAGGGGGCCTCATGTGCAGGGGTTCTCCGTCTATCCCGGTTCATAATCCGGCAAGATCGCATGCGCTATATGTGGTGGCTCATTGGTATCATAGCCATGACGCTTGTCGTACCGCCAGCTTTCAATGAATTATATCCGACCGAGCAAGATCGTAATCTGATGGCGGAAACGATGAAAAATCCCGCGATGGAGGCAATGGTAGGTCCTGGAGATCTGGCGAATTACACGCTTGGCGCCATGGTCTCGCATCAGATGTTGTTGATGACTGCCATCGCAGTTGCCATCATGAATATTTTATTGATGGTGCGCCATACGCGGGCAGAGGAAGAAGAGGGGCAGGCGGAATTACTGCGTTCATTGCCGATTGTCCGGCATTCGCAACTGACGGCTTCGATGCTTACGCTGTTCGGTGTCAATTTGTTGCTCGCATTGCTAATCGGTGTCGGATTATATAGTCTTTCATTCGAAAGTATGGGGTTAGCTGGATCACTTATTTACGGTGCATCGCTTGGTGCAATCGGCTTGTTTTTTGCAGGTGTAACAGCGGTTTGTTCACAACTCTCGGAAAGTTCGCGCGGAGCAGTAGGTCTGTCGTTTACCGTGATGATCGGCTGTTATGTATTACGATCAGTTACCGAGTGGATTCCACCGTTTGGTTGGCTTACGCAAGTTCAGCCGTACAGTGATAACAACTGGGTGCCAGTAGGGGGATTACTGATTGTAAGTCTTTTATTGTTCACGCTAGCCGTCATTCTGCATGGCAAACGAGATATCGGCTCGGGCTTTCTTCCGTCAAGAAGCGGTCGCGCACATGCTTCTAGTGTATTGCGTCATCCGATTGGACTCGCGTGGCGACTGCAAAGAACCGCGTTCATTTCGTGGGCGGTTGGCATGCTAGTACTCGGATTGTCATATGGTTCCGTTCTTGGAGATTTGGATTCGTTTTTTCAAGACAATGAACTGCTCGCTGCGATGATGGTGGCGGATGAAAATAGTTCATTGACTACTCAGTTCCTGCCGATGTTGATGGCAGTTCTTGCATTTATTAGTACGATTCCTGCATTGCTTTCTATTCATAAAGTAGTGGGCGAAGAGCGGAAATCGCGCATAGATCATGTGCTAGGGCGAGCGGTTTCGAGAAACAAGTTACTAGTTTCTTATTGGGTGTTAGCGTTGTGTACTGGATTTCTGATGCTGAGCTTCTCGGCACTCGGTTTATGGTTAGCTGGCACCACATCGATGGAAGACCCTTTTACGTTCATGACCGTATGGCAAGCTAGTATCGTTCATTTTCCTGCGGTGGTCGTGATGATTGCGATTAGCACGTGTTTGATTGGCATCGTACCAAAAGCGACGGGCTTCGTTTGGCTCTATTTATTTTATGGATTCCTTACGCTATATTTAGGAGGCTTGTTTCAGTTTCCTGAATGGATGGAAAAGCTTTCGCCGTTCGGGTTTGTTTCCAAGTTGCCGATAGAGGATATGAACTGGCTACATGCGGGTGGATTGGTGGCAGTGGCTGTTATTTTGTTTGTTTTCGGTATCAATCGGTATACCAATCGAGATATTGAAGGATAA